In Populus alba chromosome 9, ASM523922v2, whole genome shotgun sequence, a genomic segment contains:
- the LOC118059148 gene encoding uncharacterized protein isoform X3, which produces MAWRSGGSLSRSLMSAARAPLPRSSAPLPRLRPPPSSAPRLQSRRLSFAPSRNLGELGCMQSFLPLVSAGNLTSRLNANLRAFCELSHGT; this is translated from the exons GGCTTGGCGCAGTGGAGGATCGCTCTCGCGTTCGCTCATGTCCGCCGCCAGGGCGCCGCTTCCTCGCTCTTCTGCACCTCTCCCCCGCCTCCGTCCCCCGCCTTCCTCCGCACCCCGTTTACAATCTCGCCGCTTATCCTTTGCTCCTTCCAG GAACTTGGGAGAACTGGGATGCATGCAGTCGTTCCTGCCTTTGGTGTCCGCGGGGAACTTGACATCGCGTCTCAATGCTAATTTGCGGGCTTTTTGTGAGCTGTCTCATGGTAC TTGA
- the LOC118059148 gene encoding uncharacterized protein isoform X2 — MAWRSGGSLSRSLMSAARAPLPRSSAPLPRLRPPPSSAPRLQSRRLSFAPSRNLGELGCMQSFLPLVSAGNLTSRLNANLRAFCELSHGRNGKDG; from the exons GGCTTGGCGCAGTGGAGGATCGCTCTCGCGTTCGCTCATGTCCGCCGCCAGGGCGCCGCTTCCTCGCTCTTCTGCACCTCTCCCCCGCCTCCGTCCCCCGCCTTCCTCCGCACCCCGTTTACAATCTCGCCGCTTATCCTTTGCTCCTTCCAG GAACTTGGGAGAACTGGGATGCATGCAGTCGTTCCTGCCTTTGGTGTCCGCGGGGAACTTGACATCGCGTCTCAATGCTAATTTGCGGGCTTTTTGTGAGCTGTCTCATG GGAGGAATGGAAAAGATGGGTGA
- the LOC118059148 gene encoding uncharacterized protein isoform X1, producing MAWRSGGSLSRSLMSAARAPLPRSSAPLPRLRPPPSSAPRLQSRRLSFAPSRNLGELGCMQSFLPLVSAGNLTSRLNANLRAFCELSHGTFCRSCPDR from the exons GGCTTGGCGCAGTGGAGGATCGCTCTCGCGTTCGCTCATGTCCGCCGCCAGGGCGCCGCTTCCTCGCTCTTCTGCACCTCTCCCCCGCCTCCGTCCCCCGCCTTCCTCCGCACCCCGTTTACAATCTCGCCGCTTATCCTTTGCTCCTTCCAG GAACTTGGGAGAACTGGGATGCATGCAGTCGTTCCTGCCTTTGGTGTCCGCGGGGAACTTGACATCGCGTCTCAATGCTAATTTGCGGGCTTTTTGTGAGCTGTCTCATGGTACCTTCTGTCGTTCTTGTCCAGATCGCTAA